One Caulobacter segnis genomic window carries:
- a CDS encoding ferrous iron transport protein A, translating into MSEAFVLSPDLNPAGIETAGVRPLASAGRGERGVIVRVTGVSGAAEAVVAEELERRLLEMGFVEGASIEVLHEGLFGRDPIAVRVDDTRVALRRREAGAVSVKFDGR; encoded by the coding sequence ATGTCCGAAGCGTTCGTGTTGTCGCCTGACCTCAACCCCGCCGGGATCGAAACCGCCGGCGTCCGCCCCCTGGCCAGCGCCGGGCGGGGCGAGCGCGGCGTGATCGTCCGGGTGACCGGCGTTTCCGGCGCGGCCGAGGCCGTCGTCGCCGAGGAGCTGGAGCGTCGCCTGCTGGAGATGGGCTTCGTGGAGGGGGCGAGCATCGAGGTGCTGCACGAGGGCCTGTTCGGGCGCGATCCGATCGCCGTGCGGGTGGACGACACCCGCGTGGCCCTGCGCCGCCGCGAGGCCGGTGCTGTTTCCGTGAAGTTCGACGGGCGCTAG
- a CDS encoding EAL domain-containing protein, with translation MRRLMLALLTGAYLCLALIVSLFLWRMGATPAVGVSAFVGALGLCFAFHGLVAQAFVAAGLRGEIDTVREAHAILLDQIEKVDARVTDLVETVAADSQRRSDELSTEVHQLEDLIQSMNDRLEHQLSHQVAAASARHAIPGRERAPHASHMLEIVQDALAENRVDLYLQPIVNLPQRRTVFYESFSRLRDESGRVMMPAEYLAVAEPEGLMTTIDNLLLFRCVQIVRRLAKQDRKVGIFCNISLASLGDESFFPQFLEFMQANKDLAGAVIFELGQASFDRRGPVEARHMSRLAGLGFSFSLDKVNDLDLDFQDLARADVRYIKVGAQMMLDQLEEQDGKLVIASLPDLNAADFAALTRRYGIEVVVEKVESEKQIVDILDLDIGYGQGNLFGEPRAIRDAVLAEAEPPVDFMRGAMRRRASGW, from the coding sequence ATGCGTAGGCTGATGCTGGCGCTCCTGACGGGCGCCTATCTTTGTCTGGCTTTGATCGTCTCCCTCTTCCTCTGGAGGATGGGCGCGACCCCGGCTGTCGGCGTCTCGGCCTTCGTCGGCGCGCTGGGTCTCTGCTTCGCTTTCCACGGCCTGGTCGCCCAGGCCTTCGTCGCCGCCGGCCTGCGCGGCGAGATCGACACCGTGCGCGAGGCCCACGCCATCCTGCTGGACCAGATCGAGAAGGTCGACGCCCGCGTCACCGACCTGGTCGAGACCGTCGCCGCTGACTCCCAGCGCCGCTCGGACGAGCTGTCGACCGAGGTCCACCAGCTGGAGGACCTGATCCAGAGCATGAACGACCGGCTGGAGCACCAGCTCAGCCACCAGGTCGCCGCCGCCTCGGCCCGTCACGCCATTCCGGGCCGCGAGCGCGCGCCGCACGCCAGCCACATGCTGGAAATCGTGCAGGACGCCCTGGCCGAGAACCGCGTCGACCTCTATCTGCAGCCGATCGTCAACCTGCCCCAGCGCCGCACGGTCTTCTACGAAAGCTTCTCGCGTCTGCGCGACGAGAGCGGCCGCGTGATGATGCCGGCCGAGTACCTGGCCGTGGCCGAGCCCGAAGGCCTGATGACGACCATCGACAACCTGCTGCTGTTCCGCTGCGTGCAGATCGTCCGCCGCCTGGCCAAGCAGGACCGCAAGGTCGGGATCTTCTGCAACATCTCGCTGGCCAGCCTGGGCGACGAGAGCTTCTTCCCGCAGTTCCTGGAATTCATGCAGGCCAACAAGGACCTGGCCGGCGCGGTGATCTTCGAGCTGGGCCAGGCGTCGTTCGACCGTCGCGGTCCGGTCGAGGCCCGCCACATGAGCCGCCTGGCCGGCCTGGGCTTCAGCTTCAGCCTGGACAAGGTCAACGACCTGGACCTGGACTTCCAGGACCTGGCCCGCGCCGACGTCCGCTACATCAAGGTCGGCGCCCAGATGATGCTGGATCAGCTGGAAGAGCAGGATGGCAAGCTGGTCATCGCCTCGCTGCCCGACCTGAACGCCGCCGACTTCGCCGCCCTGACCCGCCGCTACGGCATCGAAGTCGTCGTCGAGAAGGTCGAGTCCGAGAAGCAGATCGTCGACATCCTCGACCTGGACATCGGCTATGGCCAGGGCAACCTGTTCGGCGAGCCCCGCGCCATCCGCGACGCGGTGCTGGCCGAAGCCGAACCGCCGGTCGACTTCATGCGTGGCGCCATGCGCCGCCGCGCTTCGGGTTGGTAA
- a CDS encoding methylated-DNA--[protein]-cysteine S-methyltransferase, translating to MTAYLNDDARWDAMRAKDRAAEGAFYIGVRTTGVYCVASCGGRPLRKNVAFYATREDARAAGLRACLRCKPDINRETLRWAVGETSLGLALVARSEAGLRLVTLGDDAEALKADLEKRFKHARIVPDAEGLTADLAAVADLVDHPDQKLSGRPDLTIDAQGTDLQKAVWAALREIPAGQTASYADIAKAIGRPSAFRAVAQACGANPLAVITPCHRVVRADGGLSGYRWGVERKRALLAREAA from the coding sequence ATGACCGCATACCTGAACGACGACGCGCGCTGGGACGCCATGCGCGCCAAGGACCGCGCCGCCGAAGGCGCCTTCTACATCGGCGTGCGCACGACCGGCGTCTATTGCGTCGCCAGCTGCGGCGGCCGCCCGCTGCGCAAGAACGTCGCCTTCTACGCCACCCGGGAGGACGCCCGCGCCGCCGGCCTGCGCGCCTGCCTGCGCTGCAAGCCCGACATCAACCGCGAGACCCTGCGCTGGGCCGTCGGCGAGACCAGCCTGGGCCTTGCCCTGGTCGCCCGTTCCGAGGCCGGCCTGCGCCTTGTCACCCTGGGCGATGACGCCGAGGCCTTGAAGGCGGACCTGGAAAAGCGCTTCAAGCACGCCCGCATCGTCCCCGACGCCGAAGGGCTGACGGCCGACCTCGCGGCGGTGGCCGATCTGGTCGACCACCCCGACCAGAAACTGTCTGGGCGCCCGGACCTGACGATCGACGCCCAGGGCACGGACCTGCAGAAGGCCGTCTGGGCCGCCCTGCGCGAGATCCCAGCCGGCCAGACCGCTTCCTACGCCGACATCGCCAAGGCCATCGGCCGACCCAGCGCCTTCCGCGCCGTGGCCCAGGCCTGCGGGGCCAACCCGCTGGCGGTGATCACGCCCTGCCACCGCGTGGTCCGCGCCGACGGCGGCCTCTCGGGCTATCGCTGGGGTGTCGAGCGCAAGCGGGCGCTGCTGGCTCGGGAGGCGGCGTGA
- a CDS encoding 2OG-Fe(II) oxygenase, whose translation MTPNPVLRMDWSRISAELDARGWALTGPLLKPETCAAIADLYPRDEGFRSRVVMARHGFGRGEYKYFSYPLPDLVQRLRQGLYGPLSTIANRWAERLDEGRRFPEALDDMLARCREAGQVRPTPLLLTYGPGDYNCLHQDLYGEHVFPLQAAFLLDDPGRDFEGGEFVIVEQRPRQQSAPQVVPLRQGEGVIFAVRERPAEGTRGVHRRVLRHGVSEIRAGRRRTLGVIFHDAT comes from the coding sequence GTGACCCCCAATCCTGTTCTTAGGATGGACTGGAGCCGTATCAGCGCCGAGCTGGACGCGCGCGGCTGGGCCCTGACCGGCCCGCTGCTGAAGCCCGAGACCTGCGCGGCCATCGCCGATCTCTATCCCCGGGACGAAGGCTTTCGCAGCCGGGTGGTCATGGCCCGCCACGGCTTCGGGCGCGGCGAGTACAAGTACTTCAGCTACCCCCTGCCGGACCTCGTCCAACGGCTCCGGCAGGGACTGTACGGCCCGCTGTCGACGATCGCCAACCGCTGGGCCGAACGCCTGGACGAGGGCCGGCGCTTTCCCGAGGCGCTGGACGACATGCTGGCCCGCTGCCGCGAGGCCGGCCAGGTCCGACCGACGCCGCTGCTGCTGACCTACGGCCCCGGCGACTACAACTGCCTGCACCAGGATCTGTACGGCGAGCACGTCTTCCCGCTGCAGGCGGCGTTCCTGCTGGACGATCCCGGGCGCGACTTCGAGGGCGGCGAGTTCGTCATCGTCGAGCAGCGGCCGCGCCAGCAGTCCGCGCCCCAGGTCGTGCCCCTGCGCCAGGGCGAGGGCGTGATCTTCGCGGTGCGCGAACGCCCGGCCGAGGGGACGCGCGGCGTGCACCGGCGCGTGCTGCGGCACGGGGTCAGCGAGATCCGCGCCGGACGGCGGCGGACGCTGGGCGTGATCTTCCACGACGCGACATGA